One Pseudomonas sp. HOU2 genomic window carries:
- a CDS encoding antibiotic biosynthesis monooxygenase, whose amino-acid sequence MKPNEPCFAVIFTSTRTEGDNGYAAASERMMELVSQQPGFLGIDSIRGEDGVGITISYWQSEAAILAWREHPEHRVIQARGRAQWYSKFQTRVCRVEREYRFGQ is encoded by the coding sequence ATGAAGCCGAACGAGCCTTGCTTTGCGGTGATTTTCACCTCGACCCGCACCGAGGGTGACAACGGTTATGCGGCGGCCTCCGAGCGCATGATGGAGCTGGTCAGCCAGCAACCGGGGTTTCTCGGCATTGATTCGATTCGCGGGGAAGACGGGGTGGGGATCACCATTTCCTACTGGCAGAGCGAGGCGGCGATTCTGGCCTGGCGCGAGCATCCCGAACACCGGGTGATTCAGGCGCGCGGGCGGGCGCAGTGGTATTCGAAGTTTCAGACCCGGGTGTGTCGGGTGGAGCGGGAATACCGGTTTGGGCAGTGA
- a CDS encoding CTP synthase, whose protein sequence is MDAISIALIGDYDPQVTAHQAIPLALGMIAEQSGRNVQFQWLPTEQILADTALDHFDGFWCVPASPYNSEAGALRAIRFAREQQRPFLGTCGGFQHAVLEFSRNVLGWADAEHGETSPDSPRAVLSPLTCSLVEAVDSIHLVAGSLIAKAYETSEIHEGYRCRFGVNPQFEQELLTHQLRAVGHDSAGDLRAIELTDHVFFVATLFQPERAALKGQVPPLVRAFVDACAEQRP, encoded by the coding sequence ATGGACGCCATTTCCATCGCCCTGATCGGCGACTACGACCCGCAAGTCACCGCCCACCAGGCGATTCCCCTCGCCCTCGGGATGATCGCCGAGCAGTCCGGGCGCAATGTGCAATTTCAGTGGCTGCCCACCGAGCAGATTCTCGCCGACACCGCGCTGGATCACTTCGACGGTTTCTGGTGCGTCCCGGCCAGCCCCTACAACAGTGAGGCCGGGGCACTCAGGGCCATCCGTTTTGCCCGCGAACAACAGCGCCCATTCCTCGGCACCTGTGGTGGTTTTCAGCATGCCGTGCTGGAGTTTTCCCGCAACGTGCTGGGCTGGGCCGATGCCGAACATGGCGAGACATCACCGGATTCGCCGCGAGCGGTACTGTCGCCGCTGACCTGTTCATTGGTGGAAGCGGTGGACAGCATTCATCTGGTCGCCGGCTCGTTGATCGCCAAGGCGTACGAAACGTCGGAGATTCATGAAGGCTATCGCTGCCGATTTGGTGTGAATCCGCAGTTCGAACAAGAATTGCTGACTCATCAGCTACGCGCCGTGGGGCACGATTCGGCGGGCGACTTGCGCGCCATCGAGTTGACCGACCATGTGTTTTTTGTCGCCACGCTGTTTCAACCGGAACGCGCGGCGCTCAAGGGCCAGGTTCCGCCGCTGGTGCGAGCATTTGTCGATGCGTGTGCGGAGCAACGCCCATGA
- a CDS encoding glycerophosphodiester phosphodiesterase → MPATFTKSALLLSLMLGLGQAHAAQTDIDALAAAHGIPHPAVIAHRGASFDAPESTAASYKLARDLGADYLEMDLQRSKDGVLFALHDNNLQRTTDVATKFPERKDSPANAFTMAELKTLDAGSWYNKAYPERARATYAGLKILTLDEIIDIAQANPKHKPGLYIETKEPQLFPGIEHDLKAKLQDRGWLSPAGSKLAKSELGVGQGKGKVILQTFEKNSLELLQKEMPQVPKILLLWVGEGSIEPKSKVTFAESGEKDKNVFYGKQEPKSDAEFKQWVDFAKAHGAIGTGPSAKLTKGGDQSYSDLVQPWMNQYTHDQGMLVHVYTVDEPVDFEKVMAAGVDGIFTNRASELLKFYKRPAGASVDQVLKNNGF, encoded by the coding sequence ATGCCCGCCACTTTCACCAAAAGCGCCCTCCTGCTGAGCCTGATGCTCGGTCTCGGTCAGGCCCACGCCGCCCAGACGGACATCGACGCGCTGGCCGCCGCCCACGGCATCCCGCACCCGGCGGTGATCGCGCACCGTGGCGCATCCTTCGACGCACCGGAATCCACCGCCGCTTCCTACAAACTGGCCCGCGACCTCGGCGCCGACTACCTGGAAATGGACTTGCAGCGCAGCAAGGACGGCGTGCTGTTCGCCCTGCACGACAACAACCTGCAACGCACCACCGACGTCGCGACCAAATTCCCGGAGCGCAAGGACAGCCCGGCCAACGCCTTCACCATGGCCGAACTGAAAACCCTCGACGCCGGCAGCTGGTACAACAAGGCCTACCCGGAGCGCGCACGTGCGACCTACGCCGGGCTGAAAATCCTGACCCTGGACGAGATCATCGACATCGCCCAGGCCAACCCGAAACACAAGCCAGGCCTGTACATCGAAACCAAGGAACCGCAGCTGTTCCCGGGAATCGAGCATGACCTGAAAGCGAAGCTGCAGGATCGCGGCTGGCTGAGCCCGGCGGGTTCGAAACTGGCCAAAAGCGAGCTGGGCGTCGGCCAGGGCAAAGGCAAGGTGATCCTGCAGACCTTCGAGAAAAACAGCCTCGAACTGCTGCAGAAGGAAATGCCGCAAGTGCCGAAGATCCTGTTGCTGTGGGTCGGCGAAGGCAGCATCGAGCCGAAATCGAAGGTGACCTTTGCCGAATCTGGCGAGAAGGACAAAAACGTGTTCTACGGCAAACAGGAGCCGAAGTCCGACGCCGAGTTCAAGCAATGGGTTGATTTCGCCAAGGCTCACGGCGCCATCGGCACCGGCCCTTCGGCGAAGCTGACCAAGGGTGGCGACCAGAGCTATTCGGATCTGGTGCAACCGTGGATGAACCAGTACACCCACGATCAGGGCATGCTGGTGCACGTGTACACCGTCGATGAGCCGGTGGACTTCGAGAAAGTCATGGCGGCCGGGGTTGATGGCATCTTCACCAACCGCGCCAGCGAACTGTTGAAGTTCTACAAGCGTCCGGCCGGTGCCAGTGTTGATCAGGTGTTGAAGAACAACGGGTTCTGA
- a CDS encoding inorganic phosphate transporter gives MATPSLTARQTSAPSGRPALDKKTGPFTYVIFFAVLAMGMLFTAYSLMHDMHELGTTVTTWTPFLLLGVALLIALGFEFVNGFHDTANAVATVIYTHSLPPNVAVVWSGFFNFLGVLLSSGAVAFGIIALLPVELILQVGSSAGFAMIFALLIAAILWNLGTWWLGLPASSSHTLIGSIIGVGVANALMHGRDGTSGVDWAQATKIGYALLLSPLVGFGCAALLLLAMRAFIKNRALYKAPEGNNPPPWWIRGLLIATCTGVSFAHGSNDGQKGMGLIMLILVGTLPMAYALNRTMPADQALQFAAVAEVTQQALVKSAPQPAPADPRPVLSDYVRSKQATPQLIPALAALTGHIGEEVKGYGSLSKVPAEAMGNVRNDMYLASESIRLMDKNKVGNFDADTTDKLQLFKQQIDNATRFIPLWVKIAVAIALGLGTMVGWKRIVVTVGEKIGKTHLTYAQGASAETVAMLTIGAADMFGLPVSTTHVLSSGVAGTMVANGGGLQMKTIRNLLMAWVLTLPAAILLSGSLYWLFTQIF, from the coding sequence ATGGCTACTCCCTCCCTGACCGCCCGCCAGACGTCCGCCCCCAGCGGCAGGCCAGCCCTCGACAAGAAAACCGGCCCGTTCACCTACGTGATCTTTTTCGCGGTGCTCGCGATGGGCATGCTGTTCACCGCTTACAGCCTGATGCACGACATGCACGAGCTGGGCACCACCGTCACCACCTGGACCCCATTCCTGCTGCTCGGCGTGGCGCTGCTGATTGCGCTGGGCTTCGAGTTCGTCAACGGTTTCCACGACACCGCCAACGCAGTCGCGACGGTGATCTACACCCACTCGCTGCCGCCGAATGTGGCGGTGGTCTGGTCGGGTTTCTTCAACTTCCTCGGGGTGTTGCTGTCCAGTGGCGCCGTGGCGTTCGGCATCATCGCCCTGCTGCCGGTGGAGCTGATTCTGCAGGTCGGTTCGTCTGCCGGTTTCGCGATGATCTTCGCCCTGCTGATCGCAGCGATCCTGTGGAACCTCGGCACCTGGTGGCTGGGCCTGCCGGCCTCCTCTTCCCACACCCTGATCGGTTCGATCATCGGCGTCGGCGTGGCCAATGCCTTGATGCACGGGCGCGACGGCACCAGCGGCGTGGACTGGGCGCAGGCGACCAAGATCGGTTACGCCCTGCTGCTGTCGCCGCTGGTGGGCTTCGGCTGCGCGGCGCTGTTGCTGCTGGCCATGCGCGCCTTCATCAAGAATCGCGCGCTGTACAAGGCGCCGGAAGGCAACAACCCGCCACCGTGGTGGATTCGCGGTTTGCTGATCGCCACCTGCACTGGTGTGTCCTTCGCCCACGGCTCCAACGACGGGCAGAAAGGCATGGGCCTGATCATGCTGATTCTGGTCGGCACCTTGCCGATGGCTTACGCGTTGAACCGCACCATGCCCGCTGATCAGGCGTTGCAGTTCGCCGCTGTCGCCGAAGTCACCCAGCAAGCACTGGTGAAAAGTGCCCCTCAACCGGCACCCGCAGATCCGCGCCCGGTGCTTTCTGATTACGTGCGCAGCAAGCAAGCCACGCCACAACTGATCCCCGCCCTCGCCGCCCTCACCGGGCACATTGGCGAAGAGGTCAAAGGCTATGGCTCGCTGTCGAAAGTCCCGGCCGAAGCCATGGGCAACGTGCGCAACGACATGTACCTGGCCAGCGAAAGCATTCGCCTGATGGACAAGAACAAGGTCGGCAACTTCGACGCCGACACCACTGACAAACTGCAACTGTTCAAGCAGCAGATCGACAACGCCACACGCTTTATTCCGTTGTGGGTGAAGATCGCCGTGGCCATCGCCCTGGGCCTCGGCACCATGGTTGGCTGGAAACGGATTGTGGTGACGGTCGGCGAGAAGATCGGCAAGACCCACCTGACCTATGCCCAGGGCGCCTCGGCGGAAACCGTGGCGATGCTGACCATCGGCGCGGCGGACATGTTCGGCTTGCCGGTGTCGACCACCCACGTATTGTCATCGGGCGTGGCCGGGACCATGGTCGCCAATGGCGGTGGTTTGCAGATGAAGACCATCCGCAATCTGCTGATGGCGTGGGTGCTGACCTTGCCGGCGGCAATCCTGCTGTCGGGCAGCCTGTACTGGCTGTTCACCCAGATCTTCTGA
- a CDS encoding LysR family transcriptional regulator gives MNKLELLRTFVRVSELSSFTLAGESLGLPRSTVSEHVQALETLLGTRLLQRTTRKVQATQDGLVLYERSKDLLSHMDEIEGLFRQDPASLSGRIRVDMPNILARRLIMPLLPEFMARHPNLELEISSTDRRVDLLSEGFDCVVRIGAQPDQSVVARHLGDFPMINCASPAYLERYGVPQTLEDLAQHRLVHYVGVLGSRSEGFVYEQDGQVRRLPMAGSVTVNSTDAYESACLGGFGLIQVPRTGMQPHLDNGELVTVLPQFTAPAMGIAILYARQRHLPLRVRVFMEWLGEVIRSTL, from the coding sequence ATGAACAAACTGGAACTGCTGCGCACCTTCGTCCGGGTCAGCGAACTGTCGAGTTTCACCTTGGCCGGGGAGAGTCTCGGGTTGCCGCGCTCGACGGTTTCCGAACACGTCCAGGCCCTGGAAACCCTGCTCGGCACGCGCCTGCTGCAACGCACCACGCGCAAGGTGCAGGCGACGCAGGACGGCCTGGTGCTGTACGAACGCAGCAAGGATCTGCTGTCGCACATGGACGAGATCGAGGGACTGTTCCGCCAGGATCCGGCTTCGCTGAGCGGACGGATTCGCGTCGACATGCCGAACATCCTCGCGCGGCGCCTGATCATGCCGCTGCTGCCAGAGTTCATGGCGCGCCACCCGAATCTGGAACTGGAAATCAGCAGCACCGACCGCCGGGTCGACCTGCTCAGCGAGGGTTTCGATTGCGTGGTGCGCATCGGCGCGCAGCCGGATCAGTCGGTGGTGGCGCGGCATCTGGGCGACTTTCCGATGATCAACTGCGCCAGCCCCGCGTACCTTGAGCGCTACGGCGTACCGCAGACCCTGGAGGATCTGGCGCAGCATCGGCTGGTGCACTACGTCGGCGTGCTCGGTTCGCGCTCGGAAGGCTTTGTGTATGAACAGGATGGACAGGTGCGGCGATTGCCGATGGCCGGCAGTGTCACGGTTAACAGCACCGATGCCTATGAGTCGGCCTGCCTGGGCGGCTTCGGCCTGATTCAGGTGCCGCGCACCGGCATGCAGCCGCATCTGGATAATGGGGAGCTGGTGACTGTGTTGCCGCAGTTCACAGCGCCGGCGATGGGCATTGCCATCCTGTATGCGCGGCAGCGGCATTTGCCATTGCGGGTGCGGGTGTTCATGGAGTGGTTGGGGGAGGTGATTCGTTCGACGCTCTGA
- a CDS encoding GAF domain-containing sensor histidine kinase: MGQTAAADIATIGRISAVPAILQVIRELTGLRFAAVARVNEDSWTACAVLDQLDFGLQVGGELDLVTTLCHEIRQSHVSVVIDKASEDPLYRDHHTPRLYKFESYISVPVFRTDGRFFGTICALDPVPAQLKSSSIQSTMESFARMLALQIEAEENAQLTETALLQERETAELREQFIAVLGHDLRNPLFAISAGAEMLLRKHPDPAIEVRLRNILGSAQRATRLVDDVLDFARGRLGNGIPVAIQPCADLTDAVQQVVTEIRNVHPQRTIHTCIGDLQGVPCDRGRIAQLLSNLLANAVTHGDPEGDIEVIAQVEHGALMLAVKNQGHIPEVILPHLFQPYSRPIGSTPQAGLGLGLYIASQIAKSHGGHLHVASTAQSGTLFTFSLPTI, from the coding sequence ATGGGGCAGACAGCGGCAGCAGACATCGCGACAATCGGACGGATCAGCGCGGTTCCGGCGATCCTTCAGGTGATCCGCGAACTGACCGGCCTGCGCTTTGCCGCAGTGGCACGGGTCAACGAGGATTCGTGGACAGCCTGCGCCGTCCTTGATCAGCTGGATTTCGGCCTGCAGGTCGGTGGCGAGCTGGATCTGGTCACCACCCTGTGCCACGAAATCCGTCAGTCGCATGTCTCAGTGGTGATCGACAAGGCCAGCGAAGACCCGCTCTACCGCGATCATCACACCCCGCGCCTGTACAAGTTCGAGAGCTATATCTCGGTGCCGGTGTTTCGCACTGACGGACGGTTTTTCGGCACGATCTGCGCGCTCGATCCAGTCCCGGCGCAACTGAAGTCCAGCAGCATCCAAAGCACCATGGAATCGTTCGCACGGATGCTCGCGTTGCAGATCGAAGCCGAGGAAAACGCGCAGCTCACCGAAACCGCGCTGTTGCAGGAACGCGAAACCGCCGAGCTGCGCGAGCAGTTCATTGCGGTACTCGGGCATGACTTGCGCAACCCGTTGTTCGCCATCAGCGCCGGTGCCGAAATGCTCCTGCGCAAACACCCGGATCCGGCCATCGAGGTGCGGCTGCGCAATATCCTTGGCAGTGCGCAACGGGCGACACGACTGGTGGACGACGTACTCGATTTTGCTCGCGGGCGCCTGGGCAATGGTATTCCGGTCGCGATCCAGCCCTGCGCCGACTTGACCGACGCGGTGCAACAGGTGGTGACGGAGATCCGCAATGTGCATCCGCAGCGCACCATCCACACTTGCATCGGCGACTTGCAGGGCGTGCCCTGCGACCGCGGCCGGATTGCCCAGTTGCTGTCGAACCTGCTGGCCAATGCCGTGACCCATGGCGACCCGGAGGGGGATATCGAAGTGATCGCCCAGGTCGAGCACGGTGCGTTGATGCTGGCGGTGAAGAATCAGGGGCACATTCCCGAGGTGATCCTGCCGCACCTGTTCCAGCCCTACTCCCGCCCGATCGGCAGCACGCCTCAGGCCGGGCTCGGTCTGGGGCTGTACATCGCCAGCCAGATCGCCAAGTCCCACGGCGGGCATTTGCATGTGGCGTCCACCGCACAGAGCGGCACATTGTTCACCTTCAGCCTGCCCACAATCTGA
- a CDS encoding transporter — translation MNHSLDLSHRDPDLFGLLYGFRFRPGERGREVDSATALRCLQDDSDSDEFLWLHLNLAHAACERWMKSHLQLPEEFFEALHEGSRSTRIEHVDSALLAVVNDVVFNLSSMVSSDVSTLWVCVRSKLIVSARLQPLHSVDKLRSSVKAGECFRSPSELLVHLLRDQGEVLTQIVRKTSMSVDQVEDELLSSRLSTNRAELGANRRVLVRLQRLLALEPGSLLRLLNRPPPWLQKEDVKELRKSTEEFALIINDLTALGERIKLLQEEIAANLNEQSNRTLFTLTVVTVLALPINIIAGFFGMNVGGVPLSTDPEGFWILVALVATFTVIAGRWAFRKRGDY, via the coding sequence ATGAACCACAGCCTCGACCTCAGTCATCGCGATCCTGATTTGTTCGGTCTGCTTTACGGCTTCCGTTTTCGTCCCGGTGAACGTGGCCGCGAAGTCGATTCGGCGACCGCCCTGCGTTGTCTGCAAGACGACAGCGACAGTGATGAATTCCTCTGGCTGCACCTGAACCTGGCGCACGCCGCGTGCGAGCGCTGGATGAAAAGTCATCTGCAATTGCCTGAAGAGTTTTTCGAGGCGCTGCACGAAGGTTCGCGTTCGACACGCATCGAGCACGTCGACTCGGCACTGCTGGCGGTGGTCAACGACGTAGTGTTCAACCTCAGCAGCATGGTCTCCTCGGACGTGTCGACGCTGTGGGTTTGCGTGCGCAGCAAACTGATCGTCAGCGCACGCCTGCAACCGCTGCACTCGGTGGACAAACTGCGCTCGTCGGTGAAGGCCGGCGAATGCTTTCGTTCGCCGTCGGAGCTGCTGGTGCACCTGCTGCGTGATCAGGGCGAAGTGCTGACGCAGATCGTGCGCAAGACCAGCATGAGCGTCGATCAGGTCGAGGACGAATTGCTCTCCTCACGGCTGTCGACCAACCGCGCCGAACTCGGCGCCAACCGCCGGGTGCTGGTGCGCCTGCAACGGCTGTTGGCGCTGGAGCCGGGCTCCTTGCTGCGCCTGCTCAACCGGCCGCCGCCGTGGCTGCAGAAGGAGGATGTCAAGGAGCTGCGCAAATCCACCGAGGAGTTCGCACTGATCATCAACGACCTCACTGCCTTGGGCGAGCGGATCAAACTGCTCCAGGAAGAGATCGCCGCCAACCTCAACGAACAGAGCAACCGCACACTGTTCACCCTGACCGTGGTGACGGTGCTGGCGTTGCCGATCAACATCATTGCCGGTTTCTTCGGGATGAACGTGGGGGGTGTGCCGCTGTCGACGGATCCCGAGGGCTTCTGGATATTGGTGGCGCTGGTGGCGACGTTTACCGTGATTGCCGGGCGCTGGGCGTTTCGCAAGCGTGGGGATTACTAG
- a CDS encoding multidrug/biocide efflux PACE transporter: MTANKSITERILQAIGFECLAILICTPLLAWIMDKPLLDMGAVTVLIALLALAWNVVFNGFFDRMLKRLNIGHNAWTRVVHALLFEGGLIVMGVPLIAWWLSVSLWQAFLLDIGVLLFFLPYTYVYHWGYDVVRERLLMARAA; the protein is encoded by the coding sequence ATGACTGCCAACAAATCCATCACTGAACGTATCCTCCAGGCCATCGGTTTCGAGTGTCTGGCGATCCTTATCTGCACGCCGTTGCTGGCGTGGATCATGGACAAACCACTGCTCGACATGGGCGCCGTGACCGTGCTGATCGCCCTGCTGGCGCTGGCGTGGAACGTGGTGTTCAACGGCTTCTTCGACCGCATGCTCAAGCGCCTGAACATCGGCCACAACGCCTGGACGCGGGTGGTCCATGCGCTGCTGTTCGAGGGCGGGTTGATCGTGATGGGCGTGCCGCTGATTGCCTGGTGGCTGTCGGTCAGCCTGTGGCAGGCGTTCTTGCTCGACATCGGCGTACTGCTGTTTTTTCTGCCGTACACCTATGTGTATCACTGGGGCTATGACGTGGTGCGCGAGCGGTTATTGATGGCCCGTGCTGCTTAA
- a CDS encoding PepSY domain-containing protein: MKTLTALFTAAALTLTAGLAQADVRVDQIPQLVKEGKIKSLESMNAEALKLHPGATITDTDLDNHFNGYEYEVELKTADGKEFDVDFDATTGKVLSNKQDT; encoded by the coding sequence ATGAAAACTTTGACTGCCCTGTTTACCGCTGCTGCCCTGACCCTCACCGCTGGCCTGGCCCAGGCCGATGTACGCGTCGACCAGATCCCGCAACTGGTGAAGGAAGGCAAGATCAAGTCGCTGGAGTCGATGAACGCCGAAGCGCTGAAACTGCACCCCGGCGCAACCATCACCGACACCGACCTGGACAACCACTTCAACGGTTACGAATACGAAGTCGAGCTGAAAACCGCCGACGGCAAAGAGTTCGACGTCGACTTCGATGCCACCACCGGCAAGGTGCTGAGCAACAAGCAAGACACCTGA
- a CDS encoding DUF2025 family protein, giving the protein MRITSQLICQAADDLKGFVGLNRKTGQYIVRFSEDSFGMDVADDGIIPTSEFVWAPATSQTMTLKRELIQLLLDQNIDERINITEPLRVYMSKVEVPEIVAVRSLVKG; this is encoded by the coding sequence ATGCGCATCACTTCCCAACTCATCTGTCAGGCCGCCGATGACCTCAAGGGTTTTGTCGGCCTCAACCGCAAGACCGGCCAGTACATCGTGCGATTCAGCGAAGATTCGTTCGGCATGGACGTGGCCGATGACGGCATTATTCCCACCAGCGAATTTGTCTGGGCGCCAGCGACGTCGCAGACCATGACGCTTAAACGCGAGTTGATTCAGTTGCTGCTGGATCAGAACATCGATGAGCGGATCAACATCACCGAGCCGTTGCGGGTGTACATGAGCAAGGTTGAGGTGCCGGAGATTGTGGCGGTGCGCAGTCTGGTGAAGGGCTGA
- a CDS encoding SDR family oxidoreductase has translation MSRKIALITGASRGLGKNAALHLAAQGVDIIGTYNSRADEAQALVAELEQRGAKAVMLQLDVGRSDSFADFAKRVEQALQQLERPRFDSLINNAGIGVHALFAETTPEQFDLLMNIQLKGPFFLTQQLLPLINDGGRIINISSGLTRFSLPGYAAYAAMKGAMEVLTRYQAKELGARQIGVNILAPGAIETDFGGGAVRDNAALNAMVASNTALGRAGQPDDIGGALSMLLAPGAQWINGQRVEASGGMFL, from the coding sequence ATGAGCCGCAAAATCGCATTAATCACCGGCGCCAGCCGTGGCCTGGGCAAGAACGCCGCACTGCACCTCGCCGCGCAGGGCGTGGACATCATCGGCACCTACAACAGCCGCGCCGATGAAGCCCAGGCACTGGTCGCAGAACTGGAACAACGCGGCGCCAAAGCCGTGATGTTGCAACTGGATGTGGGCCGCAGCGACAGCTTTGCCGATTTCGCCAAACGCGTTGAACAAGCGCTGCAACAACTGGAGCGTCCGCGCTTCGACTCCCTGATCAACAACGCCGGGATCGGTGTCCACGCGCTGTTCGCCGAAACCACCCCGGAACAGTTCGACCTGCTGATGAACATCCAGCTCAAAGGGCCGTTCTTCCTGACCCAGCAACTGTTGCCGCTGATCAATGATGGCGGGCGCATCATCAACATCTCCAGCGGCCTGACCCGCTTCAGCCTGCCGGGTTACGCTGCCTACGCGGCGATGAAAGGCGCGATGGAAGTACTGACCCGCTACCAGGCCAAAGAGCTGGGCGCGCGGCAGATCGGCGTGAACATTCTCGCGCCGGGCGCGATCGAGACCGACTTTGGCGGCGGCGCGGTGCGCGATAACGCGGCGTTGAACGCGATGGTCGCGAGCAACACCGCACTGGGCCGCGCCGGGCAGCCGGATGACATTGGTGGCGCGCTGTCGATGCTGCTGGCGCCGGGTGCGCAGTGGATCAACGGACAGCGGGTTGAAGCATCCGGCGGGATGTTCCTCTAA
- a CDS encoding methyl-accepting chemotaxis protein, translating to MLQKSLRAQILALLSGSLLAMLLIALACFHYLSNGVQNYSQLIAGPLHTSQLIDEANLQFKVQVQEWKNVLLRGKQPADLGKYWSQFEDRQRDVQNILGELAGQKGLEPALKSRIERLRDEHRQLGAAYQKGRDAYVAAGGDPTAGDNAVKGVDRATSDQMSELVAELRKQGTEQSAQISASADSTVLLGIVVMLGSGLLIGLLSLWLVNRNLIDPIRKLIDYVTQLSRGRLAERVANDRQDELGNLAAAANTLRDFLAETFTHLQRSATDLDSASGELNAIATTMAGGTNEQFNRTDQVATAMNEMSATAQEVARHAADAARAADDADQSAQQGEKVMQGTIHTITKMRGEIANTAEVIRRLESDSGRIGKVLEVIRGIAEQTNLLALNAAIEAARAGEAGRGFAVVADEVRNLAQRTAESIIEINQIIQNVQTGAVDAAQAIESGQARSDESVEQVTQAGAMLERITHAVEAIRDMNRQIATAAEEQTSVAEDISRNLTEITSIASTNLNSVQRTESASQNLHGLSGQLNEVTARLSA from the coding sequence ATGCTGCAAAAATCCCTGAGAGCGCAAATTCTCGCCCTGCTGAGCGGCAGCCTGCTGGCGATGCTGTTGATCGCACTGGCCTGCTTTCACTACCTGTCCAACGGCGTGCAGAACTACAGCCAGTTGATCGCCGGCCCGTTGCACACCTCACAACTGATCGACGAGGCCAACCTGCAATTCAAGGTGCAGGTGCAGGAGTGGAAAAACGTCTTGCTGCGCGGCAAGCAACCGGCGGACCTGGGCAAATACTGGAGCCAGTTCGAAGACCGTCAGCGCGATGTGCAGAACATCCTCGGTGAACTGGCCGGGCAGAAAGGCCTTGAGCCGGCGCTGAAAAGCCGCATCGAACGCCTGCGTGACGAACATCGTCAACTCGGCGCCGCGTACCAGAAAGGGCGCGATGCCTACGTGGCGGCTGGTGGTGATCCAACGGCTGGCGACAACGCCGTCAAAGGCGTGGACCGTGCCACCAGCGATCAGATGAGCGAACTGGTCGCCGAGCTGCGCAAGCAGGGTACCGAACAGTCGGCGCAGATCAGCGCCAGTGCTGACAGCACCGTGCTGCTGGGCATTGTGGTGATGCTCGGCTCGGGCCTGTTGATCGGTTTGCTGAGCCTGTGGCTGGTCAACCGCAACCTGATCGATCCGATCCGCAAGCTGATCGATTACGTCACTCAATTGAGCCGTGGGCGCCTCGCCGAGCGGGTCGCCAACGACCGTCAGGACGAACTGGGCAACCTGGCCGCCGCGGCCAATACCCTGCGTGATTTCCTCGCCGAAACCTTCACTCATCTGCAACGCAGCGCCACTGATCTGGACAGCGCCAGCGGCGAACTGAATGCCATCGCCACGACCATGGCCGGCGGCACCAACGAGCAGTTCAACCGCACCGATCAGGTGGCTACGGCGATGAACGAAATGTCCGCCACCGCCCAGGAAGTCGCCCGTCATGCGGCGGATGCGGCGCGCGCTGCCGACGATGCCGACCAGTCCGCCCAGCAGGGTGAAAAGGTCATGCAGGGCACCATCCACACCATCACCAAGATGCGTGGTGAAATTGCCAACACCGCTGAAGTGATTCGTCGTCTGGAAAGCGACAGCGGGCGCATCGGCAAAGTGCTGGAAGTGATCCGCGGCATCGCCGAACAGACCAACCTGCTGGCGCTCAACGCGGCGATTGAAGCGGCGCGGGCTGGTGAAGCCGGGCGCGGTTTCGCGGTGGTCGCCGACGAGGTGCGCAACCTTGCGCAGCGCACGGCCGAGTCGATCATCGAGATCAACCAGATCATTCAGAACGTGCAGACCGGTGCCGTGGACGCCGCGCAAGCGATCGAAAGCGGTCAGGCGCGCAGCGATGAAAGCGTCGAGCAAGTGACCCAGGCCGGTGCGATGCTCGAGCGCATCACCCACGCGGTGGAAGCGATCCGCGACATGAACCGCCAGATCGCCACCGCCGCCGAAGAGCAGACCTCGGTGGCCGAAGACATCTCGCGCAACCTGACCGAGATCACCTCGATCGCCAGTACCAACCTCAACAGCGTGCAGCGCACCGAAAGCGCCAGCCAGAACCTGCATGGCCTGTCCGGGCAACTCAACGAAGTCACCGCACGCCTGAGCGCCTGA